The following proteins are co-located in the Pseudomonas cavernae genome:
- a CDS encoding CitMHS family transporter, producing MLTFLGFAMVITFMYLIMSKRLSALIALIIVPILFALLGGFAAGIGPMMLEGIGKLAPTGVMLMFAILYFALMIDSGLFDPAVRQILRLVKGDPLKVSMGTVALALIVSLDGDGSTTYMICVAALLPLYSRLGMSPLIMAGLIILAGGIMNMTPWGGPTARAASALHVDASDIFVPMIPTMIVGAIALFGIAYLYGKRERARLGVLHLPDDQLEHAELSVSQFPEARRPKLLWINGALTAVLMTTLIAGLLPLPVLFMIAFSIAMVINYPCLQQQKERVAAHAGNVLAVVGLIFAAGIFTGILSGTGMVEAMSKSLLAVIPEALGPYLAVITALVSMPFTFFMSNDAFYYGVLPVLAEAASHYGISPVEMARASIVGQPVHLLSPLVPSTYLLVGLAKVEFGDHQRFTLKWAVLICLLILLAALLLGTFPLFGSH from the coding sequence ATGCTGACTTTCCTTGGCTTCGCCATGGTCATCACCTTCATGTACCTGATCATGAGCAAGCGCCTGTCCGCGCTGATCGCCCTGATCATCGTGCCCATTCTGTTCGCCCTGCTCGGCGGCTTCGCCGCCGGCATCGGCCCGATGATGCTGGAGGGCATCGGCAAGCTGGCGCCGACCGGGGTGATGCTGATGTTCGCCATCCTCTACTTCGCCCTGATGATCGACTCCGGGCTGTTCGACCCGGCGGTGCGGCAGATCCTCAGGCTGGTCAAGGGCGACCCGCTGAAGGTGTCCATGGGCACCGTCGCGCTGGCGCTGATCGTCTCCCTCGACGGCGATGGTTCCACCACCTACATGATCTGCGTCGCCGCCCTGCTGCCGTTGTACAGTCGGCTGGGCATGAGCCCGCTGATCATGGCCGGGCTGATCATCCTCGCCGGCGGGATCATGAACATGACCCCCTGGGGCGGGCCCACCGCCCGCGCCGCAAGTGCCCTGCACGTCGATGCATCGGATATCTTCGTGCCGATGATCCCGACGATGATCGTCGGCGCCATCGCCCTGTTCGGCATCGCCTACCTCTACGGCAAGCGCGAGCGGGCGCGCCTGGGCGTGCTGCACCTGCCGGACGACCAGCTCGAGCATGCCGAACTCAGCGTCTCGCAATTCCCCGAGGCGCGCCGGCCCAAACTGCTGTGGATCAACGGCGCCCTGACCGCGGTGTTGATGACCACCCTGATCGCCGGCCTGCTGCCACTGCCGGTGCTGTTCATGATCGCCTTCAGCATCGCCATGGTCATCAACTACCCCTGCCTGCAACAGCAGAAGGAGCGCGTCGCCGCGCATGCCGGCAACGTGCTGGCGGTGGTCGGGCTGATCTTCGCCGCCGGCATCTTCACCGGCATCCTCAGCGGCACCGGGATGGTCGAGGCCATGTCGAAGAGCCTGCTGGCGGTGATCCCCGAGGCACTCGGCCCGTACCTGGCGGTGATCACCGCGCTGGTGAGCATGCCGTTCACCTTCTTCATGTCCAACGATGCCTTCTACTACGGCGTGCTGCCGGTGCTGGCCGAGGCCGCCAGCCACTACGGCATCAGCCCGGTGGAAATGGCCCGCGCCTCCATCGTCGGCCAGCCGGTGCACCTGCTCAGCCCGCTGGTGCCCTCCACCTACCTGCTGGTGGGCCTGGCCAAGGTCGAGTTCGGCGACCACCAGCGCTTCACCCTCAAGTGGGCGGTGCTGATCTGCCTGCTGATCCTGCTGGCCGCGCTGCTGCTCGGCACCTTCCCGTTGTTCGGCAGCCACTGA
- a CDS encoding ABC transporter ATP-binding protein/permease, which yields MKTNAEYSAANDALQGQFFARVWRLTTLYWRSEEKGMAWLLLLVVIALSLVGVAISVAVNSWYREFYNALQNKDLAAFTHLILYFCGIAAVAILVAVYRLYLTQMLTIRWRRWLTEQHFGAWLAHKNFYRLEQRGHTDNPDQRLAEDLNSFTDSTLSLGLGLIRNLVSLVSFSVILWGVSGSIEVFGVNIPGYMFWAALLYALVGSWLVHLVARRLIGLNNRQQRYEADLRFGLVRIREHAESIALSDGEANEQQRLMGRFHNVWSNFWELMKVQKRLTFFSAGYSQIAIIFPLVVAAPRYFAGKIQLGDLMQINSAFGNVQESMSWFIDAYASLAAWRATCDRLLSFRQALVDGAEQAEHPAIQRASGEALSLDGLSLGLADGRSLLEPTSLRIAPGEHVLLSGASGSGKSTLLRALSGLWPFGSGHLSLPADSLFLPQKPYLPIGTLRAALSYPHDAERYPQERIEQALRSCRLEPLIARLEQADHWERVLSPGEMQRLAIARALLAAPRWLFLDEATSALDEADEAALYQLLQEQLPHTSLISIGHRSSLKRFHSRQLRLENRHLAEAPAVLPA from the coding sequence ATGAAGACCAACGCCGAATATTCCGCGGCCAACGATGCCTTGCAGGGCCAGTTCTTTGCCCGCGTCTGGCGGCTGACCACGCTGTACTGGCGCAGCGAGGAGAAGGGCATGGCCTGGTTGCTGCTGCTGGTGGTGATCGCCCTGTCGCTGGTCGGCGTGGCCATCTCGGTGGCGGTCAACAGCTGGTACCGCGAGTTCTACAACGCCCTGCAGAACAAGGACCTGGCGGCCTTCACCCATCTCATTCTGTATTTCTGCGGGATCGCCGCGGTGGCCATCCTGGTCGCGGTGTACCGCCTGTACCTGACCCAGATGCTGACCATCCGCTGGCGTCGCTGGCTGACCGAGCAGCACTTCGGTGCCTGGCTGGCGCACAAGAACTTCTACCGCCTGGAGCAGCGCGGCCATACCGACAACCCCGACCAGCGCCTGGCCGAGGACCTCAACAGCTTCACCGACAGCACCCTCAGCCTCGGCCTCGGGCTGATCCGCAACCTGGTCAGCCTGGTGTCGTTCTCGGTGATCCTCTGGGGCGTGTCCGGCAGCATCGAGGTGTTCGGCGTCAACATCCCCGGCTACATGTTCTGGGCCGCGCTGCTCTACGCCTTGGTCGGCAGCTGGCTGGTGCACCTGGTGGCGCGTCGTCTGATCGGCCTGAACAACCGCCAGCAACGCTACGAGGCCGACCTGCGTTTCGGTCTGGTGCGCATCCGCGAGCACGCCGAGAGCATCGCCCTGTCCGATGGCGAGGCCAACGAACAGCAGCGCCTGATGGGCCGTTTCCACAACGTGTGGAGCAACTTCTGGGAGCTGATGAAGGTGCAGAAGCGCCTGACCTTCTTCAGCGCCGGCTATTCGCAGATCGCCATCATCTTCCCGCTGGTGGTCGCCGCGCCGCGCTACTTCGCCGGCAAGATCCAGCTCGGCGACCTGATGCAGATCAACTCGGCGTTTGGCAACGTGCAGGAGAGCATGAGCTGGTTCATCGACGCCTACGCCAGCCTGGCGGCCTGGCGCGCCACCTGCGACCGGCTGCTGAGCTTCCGTCAGGCGCTGGTCGATGGCGCGGAGCAGGCGGAGCACCCGGCGATCCAGCGCGCCAGCGGCGAGGCGCTCAGTCTCGACGGCCTCAGCCTGGGCCTGGCCGATGGCCGCAGCCTGCTGGAGCCGACCTCGCTGCGCATCGCGCCGGGCGAACACGTGCTGCTCAGCGGCGCCTCGGGCAGCGGCAAGAGCACCCTGCTGCGTGCGCTGAGCGGCTTGTGGCCGTTCGGCAGCGGCCATCTGAGCCTGCCGGCGGACAGCCTGTTCCTGCCGCAGAAACCCTATCTGCCGATCGGCACCCTGCGCGCCGCGCTGAGCTACCCGCATGACGCCGAGCGCTACCCGCAGGAGCGGATCGAGCAGGCGCTGCGCAGTTGCCGGCTGGAGCCGCTGATCGCGCGCCTGGAGCAGGCCGACCACTGGGAGCGCGTGCTGTCGCCGGGCGAGATGCAGCGCCTGGCCATCGCCCGCGCGCTGCTGGCGGCGCCGCGCTGGCTGTTCCTCGACGAGGCCACCTCGGCGCTCGACGAGGCCGACGAGGCGGCGCTCTACCAACTGCTGCAGGAGCAGTTGCCGCACACCAGCCTGATCAGCATCGGCCACCGCTCCAGCCTCAAGCGCTTCCATTCGCGCCAGCTGCGTCTGGAGAACCGTCATCTGGCCGAAGCGCCGGCAGTGCTGCCGGCCTAG
- a CDS encoding TerC family protein, with protein MEWLSSPELWVALATLTALEIVLGIDNIIMISILVGRMPKHLQARTRLFGLGLAMGTRIALLLSITWIMGLTRDLFVLFGQGVSGRDLILFFGGLFLLWKSSSEIFQGLEGAEEPGDGPRGAAGHFLVTIVQIALIDIVFSLDSVITAVGMVSHVPVMVAAIVIAVLVMMAAAGRISAFIDQHPSLKMLALAFLMVVGTVLIAEACDVHVPKGYVYFAMAFSLAVEALNIRRRGARERQQAARADEELAGE; from the coding sequence ATGGAATGGCTGAGCAGCCCCGAACTCTGGGTCGCCCTGGCGACCCTGACCGCCCTTGAAATCGTCCTCGGCATCGACAACATCATCATGATTTCGATCCTGGTCGGGCGCATGCCCAAGCATCTGCAGGCGCGCACCCGGCTGTTCGGCCTGGGCCTGGCGATGGGTACGCGCATCGCCCTGCTGCTGTCGATCACCTGGATCATGGGCCTGACCCGCGACCTGTTCGTGCTGTTCGGCCAGGGCGTGTCCGGCCGCGACCTGATCCTGTTCTTCGGCGGCCTGTTCCTGCTGTGGAAGAGCAGCAGCGAGATCTTCCAGGGCCTGGAAGGCGCCGAGGAGCCCGGCGACGGGCCGCGCGGCGCCGCTGGCCACTTCCTCGTCACCATCGTGCAGATCGCCCTGATCGACATCGTCTTCTCCCTCGACTCGGTGATCACCGCGGTGGGCATGGTCAGCCATGTGCCGGTGATGGTCGCCGCGATCGTCATCGCCGTACTGGTGATGATGGCGGCGGCCGGGCGCATCAGCGCCTTCATCGACCAGCATCCGTCGCTGAAGATGCTCGCCCTGGCGTTCCTCATGGTGGTCGGCACCGTGCTGATCGCCGAGGCCTGCGACGTGCACGTGCCCAAGGGCTACGTCTACTTCGCCATGGCCTTCTCGCTGGCGGTGGAAGCGCTGAACATCCGCCGGCGCGGCGCGCGCGAGCGCCAGCAGGCGGCCCGCGCAGACGAGGAACTGGCCGGCGAATGA
- a CDS encoding tripartite tricarboxylate transporter substrate binding protein: MHLIFFRLLLAGLCLLTGPAAAAPQQFECIAPAAPGGGFDLTCQLTRSALEQAGLLPAPMHIRYLPGGVGALAYNAMAGSRAAEAGTLTAWSSGSLLNLAQGKFGRFDEHAVQWLAAIGTSYGAIAVRSDSPYRDLGELLVALKRNPEQLVFGISGTLGSNDWMQIALLARAAGIEPRRLHYVALEGGGAIATALQGGYVQVASTDIADSMPRVQRGEMRLLAVFAEQRLAEPAMAAIPTAREQGYDIVRPVVRGLYLGGQVSAEDYRWWQQRFEQLLASAQFARLRDERQLLPFALTGAELQAYVRERVAEYRRLSREFGVLE; encoded by the coding sequence ATGCACCTGATCTTTTTCCGCCTGCTGCTCGCCGGACTCTGCCTGCTCACCGGCCCGGCAGCGGCCGCGCCGCAGCAGTTCGAGTGCATCGCCCCGGCGGCGCCGGGCGGCGGTTTCGACCTGACTTGCCAGCTGACCCGCAGTGCCCTGGAGCAGGCCGGCCTGCTGCCGGCGCCGATGCACATCCGCTATCTGCCCGGCGGCGTCGGCGCGCTGGCCTACAACGCCATGGCCGGCAGCCGCGCCGCCGAGGCCGGCACGCTGACGGCCTGGTCCAGCGGCTCGCTGCTCAACCTGGCGCAGGGCAAGTTCGGTCGTTTCGACGAGCACGCGGTGCAGTGGCTGGCGGCCATCGGCACCAGCTACGGCGCCATCGCCGTGCGCAGCGATTCGCCCTACCGCGACCTCGGCGAACTGCTGGTGGCACTCAAGCGCAACCCCGAGCAACTGGTGTTCGGCATCAGCGGCACCCTCGGCAGCAACGACTGGATGCAGATCGCGCTGCTGGCCAGGGCCGCCGGCATCGAGCCGCGGCGCCTGCACTACGTGGCGCTGGAAGGCGGCGGGGCGATCGCCACCGCGCTGCAGGGTGGCTACGTGCAGGTCGCCAGCACCGATATCGCCGATTCCATGCCGAGGGTGCAGCGCGGCGAGATGCGCCTGCTCGCGGTGTTCGCCGAGCAGCGCCTGGCCGAGCCGGCGATGGCGGCGATTCCCACCGCGCGCGAGCAGGGCTATGACATCGTCCGCCCGGTGGTGCGCGGCCTGTACCTCGGCGGCCAGGTCAGCGCCGAGGACTACCGCTGGTGGCAGCAGCGCTTCGAGCAGTTGCTCGCCTCCGCGCAGTTCGCCCGCCTGCGCGACGAGCGTCAGCTGTTGCCCTTCGCCCTCACCGGCGCCGAACTGCAGGCCTATGTGCGCGAACGGGTCGCCGAGTACCGGCGCTTGAGCCGCGAGTTCGGTGTGCTCGAGTAA